The Deinococcus planocerae nucleotide sequence CGCCAAGACGGTGGGGGCGATCAAGCGGGTGAACCCCGAGACCCGCGTGGAGGCCCTGACCCCCGACTTCGGCGGAAATGGGCACTGCGTGGACCTCGTGCTGGACAGCGGCGTGGACGTGTACGCGCAGAACCTGGAGACGGTGCGGCGCCTGACCCACCCGGTCCGCGACATCCGCGCCGGGTATGAGCGGACGCTGGGGGTGCTCGCCCACGCGAAGAAGAGCCGCCCCGACGTGATCACGAAGACCTCGATCATGCTGGGCCTGGGCGAGACGCGCGAGGAAATCCGCGAGGCGATGGAGGACTGCCGCGCACACGGGGTGGACGTGATCACCTTCGGGCAGTACCTCCGCCCGACGATGCACCACCTGCCCGTCGAGCGGTACGTGACTCCCGCCGAGTTCGACGAGATTCGGGAGGAGGGGCTGAGTCTGGGCTTCCTGGAGGTCGTCTCGGGGCCGCTCGTCCGCTCCAGCTACAAGGCCGAGCAGGTCCTGATGGACAAGCCGAGCGCGCTGCCCGAGCATCTGGCGCACTTGGAGGGTGGGGAGCAGCTCAGCCTGATCTGAGGGGCGCTCGTTTCCACTTCCTCAATTCCAACGTCCCCGCCTGAAGAGGTGGGGGCTTAATTTTGAAGTATGACGACCGCAAGTTTGATACAGGTGGATCGCCGGGCTCTTCTCACCTTTATGGACGAGGTGCCGGAAGATGAGCGAGGCCATCACACGGCCATCTCCAGTTTTCTGGGTGAGCCGCTAGCCGTGGCGTTGATTCTTCATTTCCTGACAGGGCAGGGGGGCCGGGCCGAGTGCCTGAGCCTGAAAGTCACGACCGGGCAAAAGAAGGGACCGAGGTTGGACGCCTGGATTAGGGACGGCCAACGAAGCCTCTACCAAACCGAGGTGAAGATGTGGGCAGGCAATGCCATCGGGGGCCTACGTTTACCCTTAGAGGCAAGCACGGAACAAGCTCTAGCTGTCGGGAATGAACAGTGGGAACGCATCTGGGACGATCAGCAGCACACCTTCAAGGACCAGAAGAAGGTCCGTAAAGTTCTGGTTCCTATGCGGCAGCCCAAAGGCTTTGAAGGGGCGAGGGTTGAGGCATTGGCTTGCTTCTGGTGGATGGTACAACCGAAAGGTGGAAGTGGCCCTTGGTTCACAGTTTCTACCTCTCACCAAGAGTTTCCACAAGTCCACATTTTTTCCCTCTCCGCTTACCTCCGCTCTTTGGAGGAGGATATGCTGGCCCTCCCCATGCCCCTGGTCACGACGCGACTCAGCCTTTTACGAAAGCTGCTCCCCACAAACTGACGATTGGAAAACAGGTGCCCTGCCTTCTACCCCCGTGCCATCCGTTCAAAGGCACTTGGCCGCCGCCTTTCCTTCCAGGCGCCGACCACCCTCTGCACGTTCTCGCCGGGCGGGTCGGTCGAGCCGATCTCCAGGTCGTACTCCCCGAAGGTGTGAACGGTCTCGTAGTCGCGCCGGGTGTCGCCTACACGGCGGTCCCCCCGGGCGAGTTCGCGCCGCTCCAGTTCGGGCAAGGGGCAGTGCAGGCCCACGAAGAACACGTCGAAGGGCGCGAGCAATTCCAACAGGCGATTCATCTGCCCGCGCGACTCGACGATGTAGTCCACCAGCAGGTTATTCCCCGCCGAGAGCAGCGCGGGAAGGCAGCGGAAGAAGCCCTCGAACACCTGCGGGCGCAGGGTGGCCCAGGCGAAGGGGCCGCTCTCGCCGAGTCTTCTCGGCAGCACCCCGGGGCCGAACAGGAAGACATCCGGCGAGAAGTGCAAGAAGGGCTCGTCCAGCGCGTCTTGCAGGGCCCGGCAGAGGGTGGACTTGCCCGCGCTGGAGGCCCCATTGACGAGGATGAGGTGACCTGGCGACATTCGCCCTCCCGATCCCGAGAGAATCGCGCAGTTCGTCCGGCCCGGCAAGGGGCACGCAACCCCGGCTCCTGCACCTAAGCTTGGAGGGAAGATGCAGCTTCCCGTTCCACCCCCCAGAGGCCGCCCGTGATCCTGAGCATCGACATGGGGGCGAGCGGCACGAAGTGGGCGCTGTACGGCGCGGAAGGCACGGCGCTCGCCGGTGGCCGCCTGCGCCCCCTGACGGGCCACCTCGCCTCCCCGGAGGCCCGTCGGGCGATGGTCGCGGGCCTGGCCGACCTGCGCGCCGCCCTGCCGACCGGGCCGTCCGCCGTCGTGGCCGGGGTGACCGGCCTCCAGACCGAGTACCAGCCCTGGCTGGGGCAGGAGCTGGGAACCCTCTTTCGCCTCCCCCCCGAACGGCTCCTCGTGACCGACGACCTGCACCTCGCCTACGCGGCCCACTTCGCGCCGGGGGCGGGCACGCTCGTGTATGCCGGGACGGGCGCCGTCGCCTACCACCGCACCGAGGGGGGGGAGGTCGTGCGCGCGGGCGGCTACGGCTACCTGATCGACGACCTGGGGGGGGCTTTCTGGCAGGGGCAGGTGGGCTTACGGCGGGTGCTGCGCCAGCGCGAGGCGGGGCAGCCCGAGACCCGGCTCGCCCGGCACGTCTTCGGGGCGCTCGGCACCCGCGAGTGGGGGGATATCCGCTCGCTGATCTACGGCGAGGGCCGCGCCGCCGTCGCCCGCCTCGCCCCCGCCGTGTACGAGGCCGCCCGGCAAGAGGACCCCGACGCCCTCGCCATCCAGCGCCGCGCGGGGCAGGAACTCGCCCGGCTGGCCGAGGTCGTGCTGGGCCGCACCGGGCGACCCACCCTCGCCACGGCGGGAGGGGCCTTCAATTCCCTCGTGCGGGAGGCTTTCCACGCCGGGTTCGCGCCGGGCACCGTGACCGTCGTCCCCAGCGTGCCACCCGTCTCCGGCGGCTTCACCCTGGGCCTGCCGCTGCTCGCCCCGCGCCCCTGACCCTCACAGCGGAGCGAGCAACCGCGATCAGATCACGGCCCGCGCCTCACGCAGCAGCTCGGAAAGGCGGCTGAGACAGCGGCTGTACTTCTTGGCGTAGGCGCCGTGGCGGTACGTCTCGCTGAAGAGGCTCCCGAGCGGCGCCCCCGTGAAGGCGGCGGGCAGGCCGAGGTCGTAGAGCTTGTCGACGAAGTGCACGAAACGCAGGGCGACGTTCTGGTCGGGCATGGGGGCGAGGTCGGTCACGCCGAGGGCGCCCACCCCCGCGAGCAGCTTGGCGAAGCGGCTGGGGTGCACGTCGAGCAGATGCCGGTTGAGGTCCCGGTGCGAGACGAGGGCGAGGGTGGCCCCGGGCTGCCGCGCCCGCCACGCCTGGAACTCGCCGGGGGTGAGGAGACCCTCGGGGGCCGTGCCGCGCTGGCGGTAGTCGGGGCCGTCCACCCGGTGCGTCTCGAAGCGGTCGGCGATGCCCTGAATCTGGCGCTGGAAGTCGGCGGCGTTGAAACGGCCCTGCCCCAGCGCGCCGGGCTCGGTGTTGCTCGTGGCGACCACGCTCGTGCCCCCCGGCATAAGCTGGCCCAGGAAGGTGTTCGCCATGTGCGTGTTGCCGGGATCGTCGAGCTCGAACTCGTCGATCAGCAGCAGGTCGTGCCCCCCGAAGGCCTCGACCGCCCGGCCCATCCCCAGCGACCCGATCACGTACATCAGGTCCTGAAAGCTCATCAGGGCGCGTCTGCCCTCGGCGGCGTGGTAGGCGCTGGCGAGCAGGTGCGTCTTCCCCACCCCGAAGCCCCCGTCGAGGTAGATGCCCCGCCCCTCGGGCTTGGCGCGGCGGAAGAGGCGAAAGCCCCCGGGCCGCACCTGCGCCCCCTTGAGGAAGGCCTGAAGGCTCGCCCGCGCCTCCGCCTGGCTGGGGTACTCGGGGTTGGGGCGGAAGGTCTCGAAGCGCACGTCCTGAAAGCGGGCGCTGGGAGCCAGCCCGGCGGTGAGTTCCTCGGGCGTGAGGGTGGGTTTGCGGGCGAGGAGGTCGATCACGGGGCAGGGTCTCTCCGGGCGCGGGGGGACGAGAAGGCTGGACGCTGGCCGCTGACGGCCCCTAGCGGTGAATCTCCAGCTCCACCTTCACGTTGCCGCGCCGGGTCTCGTTCACCACGCGCTTGAAGTCGATCCGCCCGATCCCGTCGGCGCTGAGGCTGTCGCCCTCCCGGATCTCGGTGCTCGCGCGGGCGACCTGCCCGTTGAGCCTCACCTTGCCGCCGTCGATGCCCTGCTGGAAGTAGGCGCGGCTCACCCCGAAGCCCTTGGCGCCCACCACGTCCACCCGCATGGAGGGGACGACGACCTCGCGGGTCTTGCTGCCGCGCCCCGCCGTCTCGCCGACCTCCTCGACCTCGACCTCACGGCCCCCCAGCTCGGTCAGGGCGGCGAGGGTCTGGGCCGCCTTGCCCGTCGCGGCGACCAGGAAAGAACCGCTGCGTTCCTCGCGCAGGTCGCCGAGCTGGTCTTCCGGCAGTTCGAGTCGGCGCAGGTGCACGGCGAAGTCCTGGAGGTCCCAGGGGGGACCGCCCTCGCCCGGGGTGAGGCGCAAGACGGTCACGCCCGAGTCCACCTCGGGGATGTGGGCGGGATGGAGGGTCAGGATC carries:
- a CDS encoding N-acetylglucosamine kinase, which encodes MILSIDMGASGTKWALYGAEGTALAGGRLRPLTGHLASPEARRAMVAGLADLRAALPTGPSAVVAGVTGLQTEYQPWLGQELGTLFRLPPERLLVTDDLHLAYAAHFAPGAGTLVYAGTGAVAYHRTEGGEVVRAGGYGYLIDDLGGAFWQGQVGLRRVLRQREAGQPETRLARHVFGALGTREWGDIRSLIYGEGRAAVARLAPAVYEAARQEDPDALAIQRRAGQELARLAEVVLGRTGRPTLATAGGAFNSLVREAFHAGFAPGTVTVVPSVPPVSGGFTLGLPLLAPRP
- the zapE gene encoding cell division protein ZapE, with amino-acid sequence MIDLLARKPTLTPEELTAGLAPSARFQDVRFETFRPNPEYPSQAEARASLQAFLKGAQVRPGGFRLFRRAKPEGRGIYLDGGFGVGKTHLLASAYHAAEGRRALMSFQDLMYVIGSLGMGRAVEAFGGHDLLLIDEFELDDPGNTHMANTFLGQLMPGGTSVVATSNTEPGALGQGRFNAADFQRQIQGIADRFETHRVDGPDYRQRGTAPEGLLTPGEFQAWRARQPGATLALVSHRDLNRHLLDVHPSRFAKLLAGVGALGVTDLAPMPDQNVALRFVHFVDKLYDLGLPAAFTGAPLGSLFSETYRHGAYAKKYSRCLSRLSELLREARAVI
- the lipA gene encoding lipoyl synthase, whose protein sequence is MTQQEPRFIKNGIYRKDSVPVREKKPEWLKVTIPTGQVFGEVRKIVKEHRLHTVCEEAMCPNIGECWSRGTATFMLMGHICTRACRFCAVDTGNPMGKLDLDEPAGVADSVRLMGLKYVVLTSVDRDDLPDGGAYHFAKTVGAIKRVNPETRVEALTPDFGGNGHCVDLVLDSGVDVYAQNLETVRRLTHPVRDIRAGYERTLGVLAHAKKSRPDVITKTSIMLGLGETREEIREAMEDCRAHGVDVITFGQYLRPTMHHLPVERYVTPAEFDEIREEGLSLGFLEVVSGPLVRSSYKAEQVLMDKPSALPEHLAHLEGGEQLSLI
- a CDS encoding S4 domain-containing protein — encoded protein: MKPKLPTLVAQARGGRVVRTPFLDGDDLDRRLLQDDEVRYVIGGGFPDARRVILTLHPAHIPEVDSGVTVLRLTPGEGGPPWDLQDFAVHLRRLELPEDQLGDLREERSGSFLVAATGKAAQTLAALTELGGREVEVEEVGETAGRGSKTREVVVPSMRVDVVGAKGFGVSRAYFQQGIDGGKVRLNGQVARASTEIREGDSLSADGIGRIDFKRVVNETRRGNVKVELEIHR
- a CDS encoding chloramphenicol phosphotransferase CPT family protein codes for the protein MSPGHLILVNGASSAGKSTLCRALQDALDEPFLHFSPDVFLFGPGVLPRRLGESGPFAWATLRPQVFEGFFRCLPALLSAGNNLLVDYIVESRGQMNRLLELLAPFDVFFVGLHCPLPELERRELARGDRRVGDTRRDYETVHTFGEYDLEIGSTDPPGENVQRVVGAWKERRRPSAFERMARG